In Wolinella succinogenes DSM 1740, a single genomic region encodes these proteins:
- a CDS encoding FeoA family protein: MKLHELQKGEKAVVKGLPSDQILRERLHSFGIFKESHLEVKEVSLVKATLVVALNQSLMILRSSEAESIEVEKLVS, translated from the coding sequence ATGAAATTGCATGAGTTACAAAAAGGTGAAAAAGCGGTCGTCAAAGGACTGCCTAGTGATCAGATTTTGAGAGAGAGGTTGCACTCTTTTGGGATTTTCAAAGAGAGTCATTTGGAGGTCAAAGAGGTCTCTTTGGTGAAGGCAACGCTAGTGGTTGCGCTCAATCAAAGCCTCATGATTCTCCGCTCCAGCGAAGCAGAGAGTATCGAAGTCGAAAAGCTCGTCTCATGA
- the feoB gene encoding ferrous iron transport protein B, with translation MKKPLTVALVGQPNVGKSLVINAISGAHMKVGNFTGVTVEKAEAFFRRGDQEIQIIDLPGTYSLNDYSIEERVTKQFLEEESYDLIVNVVDSTNLERNLLLTSGLMELGKKIIVALNMSDEAEKEGIEIDEVQLSSILGLPCLKISAATKSNIDQLADLIIKTHEAPARESKRTYGDAIEEELARIEEFIKERQSECLKEWRGSARSVALKLLQKDKALYAFLHDKPLWMELQPLVNESLDRLYLKFESKDVREIFLADAHAFAKGAAMETSRSKPPKAKNYTQVIDSILIHKYLGLPIFLFLMWGLFQLTFELGSIPMDYIEALFGSLGDMVKENIAHEGLASLLADGILGGVGSVLLFLPNILILFFGIALLETTGYMARVAFLLDGFFHKFGMHGKSFIPLVTGFGCSVPAFMAARTLKNEKDRLLTLFIVNFMSCGARLPVYVLFIGAFFPEEVAGNALFGIYILGAVLGLVAAKILRLTAFKGPEEPFVMEMPKYRLPSLRLVWFTIWNKALMYIKKAGTFILAASMLIWFASNYPGNEALEEQFGAQIEQAANNEELVAELEAKLAEAKLEQSYLGRVGQTIEPVFAPMGFDWKMSVALVSGLAAKEVVISTMGVLYSLGGEVDEESETLMEVLQAAVPFPTAIAFILFIMLYNPCLAATVVFGKEAGGTKYIYYLFAFTTVVAYLVALVGYAIAQSL, from the coding sequence ATGAAGAAGCCCCTCACTGTCGCCCTCGTAGGGCAGCCCAATGTGGGCAAAAGCCTCGTGATTAACGCTATTAGCGGAGCTCACATGAAGGTGGGAAATTTCACCGGTGTGACCGTAGAGAAAGCCGAAGCCTTCTTTAGGCGAGGGGATCAAGAGATCCAGATTATTGACCTCCCTGGAACCTACTCGCTGAATGATTACTCCATTGAGGAGCGTGTGACCAAGCAGTTCTTGGAAGAGGAATCGTATGATTTGATCGTGAATGTGGTCGATTCGACCAACTTGGAGCGAAACCTTCTTCTCACTTCAGGCCTCATGGAGCTTGGGAAAAAGATCATTGTGGCGCTCAACATGAGTGATGAGGCGGAAAAAGAAGGAATTGAGATCGACGAAGTCCAGCTCTCCTCGATCCTTGGCTTGCCCTGCCTCAAAATCTCAGCGGCAACCAAGAGTAATATCGACCAGCTCGCCGATCTTATCATTAAGACGCATGAAGCACCCGCCAGAGAATCGAAGCGAACCTATGGGGATGCCATCGAGGAGGAGCTAGCAAGAATTGAGGAGTTTATTAAAGAGCGCCAAAGCGAGTGTCTGAAAGAGTGGAGAGGAAGCGCTAGAAGCGTGGCTTTAAAGCTCTTGCAAAAGGATAAGGCGCTTTATGCTTTCTTGCATGATAAGCCTCTGTGGATGGAGCTTCAGCCCCTTGTGAATGAGTCGCTGGATCGACTCTATCTTAAGTTTGAGAGCAAGGATGTGCGAGAGATATTTTTAGCCGATGCTCACGCCTTTGCCAAGGGTGCGGCGATGGAGACAAGCCGATCCAAGCCTCCCAAGGCAAAGAACTACACTCAAGTGATCGATTCGATTCTGATTCATAAATATTTGGGTCTGCCTATCTTTCTTTTCTTGATGTGGGGGCTGTTCCAGCTCACTTTTGAGCTGGGGTCAATTCCAATGGACTATATCGAAGCGCTCTTTGGCTCTTTGGGAGATATGGTCAAGGAGAATATTGCTCACGAGGGTCTGGCTTCGCTGCTTGCAGACGGTATTTTGGGTGGTGTGGGCTCAGTCTTGCTCTTTTTGCCCAATATCCTTATCCTCTTCTTTGGAATCGCGCTCCTTGAGACCACGGGCTATATGGCGCGCGTGGCATTCCTTTTGGATGGATTCTTCCATAAATTTGGAATGCACGGAAAGAGCTTTATCCCTTTGGTGACGGGATTTGGATGCTCTGTGCCTGCTTTTATGGCCGCGCGAACACTTAAAAACGAGAAAGATCGTCTTTTGACGCTTTTTATTGTTAACTTTATGAGTTGTGGTGCGAGACTTCCTGTTTATGTGCTTTTTATTGGGGCATTTTTCCCTGAAGAGGTGGCGGGTAATGCCCTTTTTGGAATCTATATCCTTGGAGCGGTTTTAGGGCTTGTAGCAGCGAAGATTCTTCGTCTTACAGCTTTCAAAGGACCCGAAGAGCCTTTTGTTATGGAGATGCCAAAATATCGTCTTCCCAGCCTCCGCTTGGTATGGTTTACTATTTGGAATAAGGCGCTCATGTATATCAAAAAGGCAGGAACCTTCATCCTTGCGGCCTCTATGCTGATTTGGTTTGCGAGCAATTATCCAGGCAATGAGGCACTAGAGGAGCAATTTGGCGCTCAGATTGAGCAGGCGGCGAATAACGAAGAGCTCGTGGCAGAGCTAGAGGCAAAGCTTGCCGAAGCCAAACTGGAGCAGAGCTATCTAGGGCGTGTTGGGCAGACGATCGAGCCAGTTTTCGCTCCTATGGGATTTGATTGGAAAATGAGCGTAGCGCTCGTCTCCGGATTGGCCGCTAAAGAGGTGGTGATCTCCACGATGGGCGTGCTCTACTCTCTAGGAGGCGAGGTGGACGAGGAGAGCGAGACGCTAATGGAGGTGCTTCAAGCGGCAGTTCCTTTCCCCACGGCGATTGCCTTTATCCTTTTTATCATGCTCTATAACCCTTGCCTAGCTGCTACGGTCGTCTTTGGCAAGGAGGCAGGTGGTACAAAATATATCTATTATCTCTTTGCCTTTACAACTGTGGTGGCTTATTTAGTGGCGTTGGTTGGATATGCCATCGCTCAAAGTCTGTGA
- a CDS encoding HipA N-terminal domain-containing protein: MEHNKVKQIILEAFEKTPELSISKLVANTFIAKRTVQRYVDELIQENRLIALGQGRSRYYQRVYVNEETLTRLAVLKNGSHMGTLIFANGHYEFVYEKGYEDLLFGISSTHNSSGELYAIFENLIPEHDRRERLTRGFKELGSILVGLDNAHGDFKFIPLGELFKHKSPLEQRPSWLENKHKILGVNEYPNIIQAKVSIDEDVLNDTSSTEHSNLSGYQHKIDVDFEDNEIKESAHRAHYLLKPLNRTLTNYFEKDEANHANYYPFLALNEHLFMSFAKKVYCH, translated from the coding sequence ATGGAACATAATAAAGTTAAACAGATTATTCTTGAAGCATTTGAAAAAACACCTGAACTCAGTATTTCTAAATTAGTTGCCAATACCTTCATTGCCAAAAGAACCGTTCAACGCTATGTTGATGAGTTGATTCAAGAGAATAGACTAATCGCATTAGGGCAAGGACGAAGCCGTTATTATCAACGAGTGTATGTTAATGAAGAGACATTGACACGCTTAGCGGTCTTAAAAAATGGCTCACATATGGGTACGCTCATTTTTGCTAACGGTCATTATGAATTTGTCTACGAAAAAGGTTACGAAGATCTTTTGTTTGGGATCAGCTCGACCCATAATAGCTCCGGTGAACTCTACGCCATTTTTGAAAATCTTATTCCTGAACATGATAGGCGAGAAAGACTCACAAGAGGATTTAAAGAGTTAGGATCGATTCTTGTTGGGCTTGATAATGCGCATGGTGATTTTAAATTTATCCCATTAGGGGAGCTCTTTAAACACAAGTCTCCTTTAGAGCAAAGACCCTCATGGCTTGAAAATAAGCACAAGATACTAGGCGTTAACGAATATCCAAATATCATTCAAGCAAAAGTCTCAATCGATGAAGATGTGCTTAACGATACTTCAAGCACAGAACACTCCAACTTAAGCGGATATCAGCATAAAATCGATGTTGATTTTGAAGATAATGAAATTAAAGAGAGTGCACACAGGGCACACTATTTACTTAAGCCTCTTAATAGAACGCTAACAAATTATTTTGAAAAAGATGAAGCAAATCATGCCAATTACTATCCCTTTCTCGCCCTCAACGAACACCTCTTTATGAGCTTTGCCAAAAAAGTATACTGCCACTAA
- a CDS encoding IS3-like element IS1302 family transposase gives MVEFSKDLGEEKMSRKRKSYSAEFKTRVVLELLGGEETVAQIASKYEITPKSLIDWKKQFLENASLVFDVGSATKAYKDEIEELKTENDALAKKLGKTTIERDWAVGKLKSLGLSNKKDLVTPKLKNLSMARQCEIIDLNRSTLYYEPKPISDNDLKIMKRIDEIYTDISSTYGYRFMHRQLLEDGFSIGVNKVNKLMNTMGIQAIFPKKKRHTSIKNYKHKIYPYLLRELEINRANQVWSGDITYIPIKGGFVYLCAIIDWHSKTILSWKISTTMDTSLVTDVLKEAIEKYDIPVIFNSDQGSQYTSHEHTELLKKHNIQISMNGKGRSIDNIAIERFFRTLKYDEIYINEYSSISDLRFKVSRYINFYNHNRFHSALNYQKPMNVYLEGLKNVA, from the coding sequence ATGGTAGAATTTTCTAAAGATTTAGGAGAGGAAAAAATGAGTAGAAAAAGAAAAAGCTATAGTGCAGAATTTAAAACTAGAGTTGTCTTAGAATTACTAGGTGGCGAAGAGACTGTAGCACAGATTGCCAGTAAATATGAGATTACACCAAAAAGTCTCATTGATTGGAAAAAGCAGTTTTTAGAGAATGCATCACTAGTATTTGATGTAGGTTCGGCTACTAAAGCCTATAAAGATGAGATAGAAGAGCTAAAAACAGAGAATGATGCTCTAGCAAAGAAATTAGGAAAAACAACCATAGAGAGGGATTGGGCAGTGGGAAAGCTAAAGAGCTTGGGCTTATCAAATAAAAAAGATCTTGTCACACCCAAGCTAAAGAATCTCTCCATGGCAAGACAATGTGAAATAATAGATTTAAATCGCTCAACCCTTTATTATGAACCTAAACCCATATCAGACAATGATTTAAAAATCATGAAAAGGATAGATGAGATATATACTGATATATCCTCAACCTATGGCTATCGGTTTATGCATAGGCAGCTTTTGGAAGATGGATTTTCAATTGGTGTAAATAAAGTCAATAAGCTAATGAACACTATGGGGATACAGGCAATCTTTCCAAAAAAGAAACGACACACATCCATTAAAAACTATAAACATAAAATCTATCCATATCTACTACGAGAGCTTGAAATTAACAGAGCCAATCAGGTTTGGAGTGGAGATATTACCTATATCCCAATCAAGGGTGGTTTCGTGTATTTGTGCGCCATTATTGATTGGCACAGTAAAACGATACTCTCATGGAAAATATCAACAACTATGGATACATCTCTTGTAACAGATGTTTTAAAAGAAGCCATTGAAAAATATGACATTCCTGTAATATTCAACTCCGACCAAGGTAGCCAATATACCAGCCATGAACATACAGAACTTCTCAAGAAACACAACATTCAAATCTCTATGAACGGTAAAGGCAGATCCATTGATAATATTGCCATTGAGAGATTTTTTAGGACTTTAAAATATGATGAAATCTATATCAATGAGTATAGCTCTATTTCAGATCTCAGATTTAAGGTTTCAAGATATATCAATTTTTACAATCACAATAGATTTCATTCAGCACTAAATTATCAAAAGCCCATGAATGTTTATCTAGAAGGGTTGAAAAACGTTGCTTAA
- a CDS encoding ShlB/FhaC/HecB family hemolysin secretion/activation protein, with the protein MPESEEPCFITRSIHDEGITLLQEEKKQSLYRQYVGKCNTLTDLTNLARQLTGLYIDKGYVTSQVYIKPQNISDGEVTLYALEGRIKKITPEESYIHHAFRGEEENFLNIRELENALETINRLPSNRATMNLLPSEQLGYTDISIENNPSNRLNGVIGINNFGIKKTGDKQGSLSLNYDNPLDINDQISINLNSTDKHFQNENSTGDSYEYSVPYKNLLATIGYRQSSYRQLIHGGINEYESNGHTKTYTFSLQYQLFHDQFNRISMGSSVSQYKTENYLSDSLIETASYDLSKAMLSMDYSYQNRGLYAYLALGYTKGTDWFNAYNPTDLNEKYSLYTVDFLLMQQLSELQYTFTGHYQHSSDQLFYTATICQDNFLRIHLPASSL; encoded by the coding sequence TTGCCCGAAAGCGAAGAGCCCTGCTTCATCACCCGCTCTATTCATGACGAGGGCATCACCCTCCTGCAAGAGGAGAAAAAACAGTCTCTTTATAGGCAATACGTAGGAAAATGCAACACCCTCACTGACCTCACCAACCTTGCTCGCCAACTAACAGGTCTCTATATTGATAAAGGCTATGTGACCTCTCAGGTCTATATCAAGCCTCAAAACATTTCCGATGGAGAGGTCACCCTCTACGCCCTTGAGGGTAGGATCAAAAAAATCACTCCCGAAGAATCTTATATTCATCATGCTTTTAGAGGAGAAGAGGAAAATTTCCTCAACATAAGAGAGCTAGAAAATGCCCTAGAGACCATCAATCGCCTGCCGAGCAATCGCGCCACTATGAATCTCTTGCCAAGCGAGCAGCTAGGCTACACCGATATTAGCATCGAAAATAATCCGTCCAATCGACTCAATGGAGTGATTGGAATCAACAACTTTGGAATAAAAAAAACAGGTGACAAGCAAGGATCACTCTCTCTCAACTATGACAATCCACTTGATATTAATGACCAAATCAGCATCAATCTCAACAGCACCGATAAACATTTTCAAAACGAAAACTCTACGGGCGATAGCTATGAATACTCCGTGCCCTACAAAAATCTTCTTGCAACCATAGGATATCGACAAAGCAGCTATCGGCAGCTCATCCATGGAGGCATCAACGAGTATGAGTCCAATGGCCACACCAAGACCTACACCTTCTCTCTCCAGTACCAACTCTTTCACGACCAATTCAATCGAATCTCCATGGGCTCTTCCGTTTCTCAATACAAAACAGAAAATTACCTGAGCGATTCCCTGATTGAGACCGCAAGCTATGATCTCTCCAAGGCCATGCTCAGCATGGATTACAGCTATCAAAACAGAGGCCTCTACGCCTATCTTGCCCTTGGCTACACCAAGGGAACGGATTGGTTCAACGCCTATAATCCAACTGATCTCAATGAAAAATATTCTCTCTACACGGTGGATTTTTTGCTGATGCAGCAACTAAGCGAACTGCAATACACTTTTACGGGTCACTATCAGCACTCCAGCGATCAGCTCTTTTATACTGCCACCATTTGTCAAGACAACTTTTTGAGAATTCATCTTCCAGCCTCTAGCCTTTAA
- a CDS encoding polysaccharide deacetylase family protein codes for MRFWIGMLFWAGVCFGEIVRYEPLSLDVWYQGRFYHAFRLLEESSAQSYLAFDHQTLQAQKIPLQEAKIAPGAALEDSLYKKMMREAYKPPRLLANDGLKSFGGESHYLSVDLCPSRHKGFEERLWTLLEARQKAFPVIVCVSGRWMDSHKEEWAALIQKERQGSLEILWCNHTYDHFYEKNLPLERNFLRHESQNLSKEVLQLEKRWLKEGILPSPFFRFPGLISSPSLMQELQKLGLIPLGAQAWMAKGEIPQKGGIILLHGNLNEPLGIDLFERFLEENQGAHFGGVKEMQN; via the coding sequence ATGCGCTTTTGGATAGGGATGCTCTTTTGGGCGGGGGTCTGTTTTGGCGAGATAGTGCGCTATGAGCCCCTCTCTTTGGATGTTTGGTATCAAGGGAGATTCTATCATGCCTTTCGCCTCCTTGAAGAATCATCGGCTCAAAGCTATCTTGCGTTTGATCATCAGACCCTCCAAGCCCAAAAAATTCCCCTTCAAGAGGCCAAGATCGCCCCTGGTGCCGCTTTAGAGGATTCGCTCTATAAAAAAATGATGAGAGAGGCCTATAAGCCTCCGCGTCTTCTTGCCAATGATGGACTAAAGAGCTTTGGGGGCGAGAGCCACTATTTGAGTGTCGATCTCTGCCCCTCTCGTCATAAAGGCTTTGAGGAGCGGCTTTGGACTCTTCTTGAAGCGAGACAGAAGGCCTTCCCCGTGATCGTTTGCGTGAGCGGTCGATGGATGGATAGTCACAAGGAGGAGTGGGCTGCCTTGATTCAAAAAGAGCGCCAAGGATCACTAGAGATTCTCTGGTGCAACCACACCTATGATCATTTCTATGAGAAGAATCTTCCGCTAGAGCGCAATTTTCTTCGCCACGAATCGCAAAATCTCTCCAAAGAGGTGCTCCAACTAGAAAAGAGATGGCTAAAAGAGGGGATTCTCCCTAGTCCCTTTTTTCGCTTTCCTGGGCTCATCTCCTCCCCCTCTTTGATGCAGGAGCTCCAAAAACTAGGGCTCATTCCCTTGGGGGCGCAGGCGTGGATGGCCAAGGGGGAGATTCCTCAAAAAGGCGGGATTATTCTTTTGCATGGAAATCTCAACGAGCCCTTAGGGATTGATCTTTTTGAGCGATTCTTGGAGGAGAATCAAGGGGCGCATTTTGGGGGAGTGAAAGAAATGCAAAATTAA
- a CDS encoding iron-containing alcohol dehydrogenase: MHDFTFFNPTRILFGEGREQEIAKEIGILGHQKVLVVVGGASAKKSGLLDSTLRRLDEANLLWVLHEGVVSNPELGHVEAGIAKAKEHRVSAILAIGGGSVIDEAKAIALGACNEEEIWSYFLERRPIERALDLFVILTLAATGSEMNGNSVITNERTRHKLSIASPRLNPKLSILNPRLMMSVPDAYIAYSAVDALAHILESYLTSQKPLPLQDSLCEAVMKNIVSSAEAILADRSAYEPMARFAWSATLALNGLLTTGIGGYSFPNHMIEHSLSALYKVAHGAGLAVIVPAWMSWYESKNPEAFKRLEREFMSAKELKAWFKKIGAPVSLGELGIKEEEIPKIVHNILETASRWDSREYDSSSLEVILQKAL; the protein is encoded by the coding sequence ATGCACGATTTCACCTTTTTCAATCCAACGAGAATCCTTTTTGGAGAGGGGAGAGAACAGGAGATCGCTAAAGAGATCGGAATCTTGGGGCACCAAAAGGTTTTGGTGGTTGTAGGGGGTGCCTCAGCCAAAAAGAGCGGTCTCTTGGATTCGACTTTGAGGCGCTTGGATGAGGCTAACCTCCTTTGGGTGTTGCATGAAGGAGTGGTCTCTAACCCCGAGCTTGGACATGTCGAGGCGGGAATCGCCAAGGCCAAAGAGCATCGCGTGAGTGCGATTTTGGCTATAGGGGGTGGAAGCGTGATTGATGAGGCTAAAGCGATCGCTCTGGGGGCCTGTAACGAGGAGGAAATATGGAGTTATTTCCTTGAGCGTCGCCCTATTGAGCGGGCGTTGGATCTTTTTGTGATTCTCACGCTGGCGGCCACGGGGAGCGAGATGAACGGCAATAGTGTCATCACGAACGAGCGCACCCGCCACAAACTCTCTATCGCCTCGCCTCGCCTCAATCCCAAGCTCTCCATCCTCAACCCTCGCCTAATGATGAGCGTGCCTGATGCCTATATTGCCTATTCAGCCGTGGATGCCCTCGCCCATATTCTTGAATCCTACCTCACTTCGCAAAAACCTCTGCCTCTCCAAGATTCGCTTTGTGAAGCGGTGATGAAAAATATAGTCTCCTCAGCCGAAGCCATTTTGGCTGATCGAAGCGCCTATGAGCCTATGGCGCGCTTTGCTTGGAGTGCAACCCTCGCCCTCAATGGCCTCTTGACCACGGGCATTGGAGGCTACTCCTTTCCTAATCACATGATCGAGCATAGCCTGAGCGCGCTCTACAAAGTAGCTCATGGAGCGGGGCTAGCGGTGATTGTGCCCGCGTGGATGAGCTGGTATGAGTCAAAGAATCCTGAGGCTTTCAAGCGCTTGGAGCGTGAGTTTATGAGCGCCAAAGAGCTTAAGGCGTGGTTTAAAAAGATAGGCGCTCCCGTGAGCTTGGGAGAGCTTGGAATCAAAGAAGAGGAGATTCCTAAAATCGTCCATAATATTTTAGAGACTGCATCACGCTGGGATTCTAGAGAGTATGACTCCTCTTCGCTTGAGGTCATCCTTCAAAAGGCGCTTTGA
- a CDS encoding diguanylate cyclase: MIIQSLIDKKIEPLGLGATLKEVHERIKESGCGAVAFIDEESRPVGILTERDISRLLFEGCGFDDLAFPLAIKELVVSQENRDLEYVLSLMTGNNIRRIVICNKAGRYSGIITQDTIFHELGEEIYKTKLRARHLINAKNLIHKITPSHSLKEALSLMVENKIGTLPMLGEGERILGMLTERKIVRMVELGVSLESPAVEFIDKNPYLVHEDSFINEIIDIFEKNSDSLCVLVIDSSRELKGIITKRDLLKNAENSYKNAIEESFRATRYALNNFPQSVLECYYLETTMLIQWANKRAFELLGSDIVDKPLSAILDQATYEHMAERIAAGLRVEPFNIEIGGNYYEVTLAKSTRRIMQLVFTDVTKHKEYEETLRKEQQVVQDILDFQSSIVLVAGSDEGVLSANRSALDFFGFRDVKEFRMHYRCICEAFIDREGFLKNRHEAWLHEALLANQTGRDSKAIIKDRHSGEERIFVVKVGRYPRDSHKFIVSLTDVTELEMSKRELEGKVMARTAELSRAMSILEEAQKIARLGNWQLYLHNAEFEYSKEITKILGIDEEDRLSIKDLMSFVHPEDKRRLMRGFIRSAKKGQNASCNIRFLNLYGQTRMTHIQIKAPDEWHEEKILFGICQDITEQIELEKIAYYDSLTQIYNRNKFNELITREIELLKRYKQPLSLVIFDIDRFKRINDTYGHRVGDEVLAELAGIVSREIRSTDIFVRWGGEEFVIVTPQTPTQGAQLLAEKIRSKIEEWKFEGVEECVTCSFGVTNILRLESIESAIERADELLYKAKNNGRNQVVMAEER; this comes from the coding sequence ATGATCATCCAAAGCCTGATCGACAAGAAAATCGAGCCTCTGGGGTTAGGGGCAACCCTCAAAGAGGTTCATGAGCGCATCAAGGAGAGCGGCTGTGGAGCGGTAGCCTTCATAGACGAAGAGAGTCGCCCCGTGGGGATTCTTACAGAGAGAGATATCTCTAGGCTGCTTTTTGAAGGGTGCGGATTTGACGATTTGGCCTTTCCCTTAGCGATTAAGGAGCTGGTGGTCTCTCAGGAGAATCGAGACTTGGAGTATGTGCTAAGCCTCATGACGGGGAATAATATCCGCCGCATTGTCATCTGCAACAAGGCAGGGCGCTATAGCGGAATCATCACGCAAGACACCATTTTCCATGAGTTGGGCGAAGAGATCTACAAGACCAAGCTGAGGGCACGTCATCTCATCAATGCTAAGAACCTCATCCATAAGATCACTCCAAGCCACTCGCTCAAAGAGGCGCTTTCGCTCATGGTGGAGAATAAAATTGGCACGCTCCCGATGCTTGGCGAAGGAGAGCGGATTTTGGGGATGCTCACGGAGCGAAAGATTGTCCGTATGGTGGAGCTTGGCGTCTCTTTGGAATCGCCTGCAGTTGAATTTATCGACAAGAATCCTTATCTTGTGCATGAGGATTCTTTTATCAATGAGATCATTGATATTTTTGAGAAAAATAGCGATTCCCTTTGCGTGCTGGTGATTGATTCTTCGCGCGAGCTCAAAGGAATTATCACCAAACGCGACCTGCTCAAAAATGCTGAGAATAGCTACAAAAACGCTATTGAAGAGAGCTTTCGTGCGACCCGATATGCCCTCAATAACTTTCCCCAAAGCGTGCTTGAGTGCTACTATCTTGAGACCACGATGCTTATCCAGTGGGCAAATAAGCGGGCTTTTGAGCTTCTTGGAAGCGATATTGTGGACAAGCCATTGAGTGCGATTTTGGATCAGGCGACTTATGAGCACATGGCAGAGCGCATCGCGGCAGGCCTTAGGGTCGAACCCTTTAATATTGAGATTGGCGGAAACTACTATGAGGTGACGCTTGCCAAATCGACTCGCCGAATCATGCAGTTGGTTTTCACGGATGTGACCAAACATAAAGAGTATGAAGAGACGCTAAGAAAAGAGCAGCAGGTGGTGCAGGATATTTTGGATTTCCAATCCTCCATCGTGTTGGTCGCAGGGAGTGATGAGGGGGTGCTGAGTGCGAATCGGAGCGCTTTGGACTTTTTTGGCTTTAGGGATGTCAAGGAGTTCAGGATGCACTATCGCTGCATCTGTGAGGCGTTTATCGATCGGGAAGGATTTTTGAAAAATCGTCATGAGGCATGGCTTCATGAGGCGTTGCTGGCCAATCAGACGGGGCGTGATTCTAAAGCCATTATCAAAGACCGTCATAGCGGAGAGGAGAGGATTTTTGTCGTCAAAGTGGGGCGCTACCCTAGAGATTCGCATAAATTCATTGTCTCGCTCACTGATGTGACGGAGCTGGAGATGAGCAAACGAGAGCTTGAGGGGAAGGTGATGGCGCGCACCGCCGAGCTCTCTAGGGCGATGAGCATCTTGGAAGAGGCGCAAAAGATCGCTCGTTTGGGCAATTGGCAGCTCTATCTTCATAATGCGGAGTTTGAATACTCCAAGGAGATCACCAAAATCCTAGGAATCGACGAAGAGGATCGGCTGAGCATCAAGGATTTGATGAGTTTTGTGCATCCTGAGGATAAGCGAAGGCTCATGAGAGGATTCATCCGTTCAGCCAAAAAGGGGCAGAATGCGAGTTGCAATATTCGATTCCTCAATCTTTATGGACAGACTCGTATGACTCATATCCAAATAAAAGCGCCCGATGAGTGGCATGAAGAGAAGATTCTCTTTGGAATCTGCCAAGACATCACCGAGCAGATTGAGCTAGAGAAGATCGCCTACTACGATTCCCTCACCCAAATCTACAATCGCAATAAGTTCAATGAGCTCATTACGCGCGAGATCGAGCTGCTCAAACGCTACAAGCAACCCCTCTCGCTGGTGATTTTTGATATTGATCGCTTCAAGCGAATCAATGACACCTATGGGCATCGTGTAGGCGATGAGGTGCTAGCGGAGCTGGCGGGGATTGTTTCGCGCGAGATTCGGAGCACGGATATTTTCGTGCGATGGGGAGGAGAGGAGTTTGTGATCGTCACACCTCAAACCCCTACGCAAGGGGCGCAGCTCTTGGCGGAGAAGATTCGCTCCAAAATCGAAGAGTGGAAGTTTGAAGGGGTGGAGGAGTGTGTCACTTGCAGTTTTGGCGTGACCAACATCCTCCGTCTAGAGAGTATCGAATCGGCGATAGAGAGAGCGGATGAGCTTCTCTACAAGGCCAAGAACAACGGGCGCAATCAGGTCGTCATGGCTGAGGAGAGATAG